The genomic region AGTACAGCGGCAGGATCGTGGCCAGGTAGGCCAGCATCGAGGCGTCGTCCTCGATCTTGGTCTGGCCGATGGCCTCGGCGGCGCGGCGGACGTACCGGCTCTCCGGGTGGGCGTCCAGGCGGGCCTGGACGCCCGCGGCCAGCTCGGCGTCGAAGTCCGGGGTGTTCATGGTCGGCGCGCCGTCGTAGACGATCAGGCCGGCCAGGCGGTCGGGGTGGTCCAGGGCGAACTGGAGGCCGACGAAGGCGCCGTGGGAGTGGCCGAGGAAGAAGACCTCGGGGCCGTCCAGGTGGTCCAGGACGCCGTCGACGAACTCGGCGTAGCGGCGCATCGTGTACTGGCCGTCAGGCAGCCTGCCGCTCTGGCCGGTGCCAACCGGTTCGAGGTAGACCATGGTCAGCTGGCGTTCCAGCTCCGGCATCCGCAGGTACTCCCAGTGGATGCCGGGACCGCCGGAGTGGACGAGGCAGACCGGCCCCGCGCCCGCCACGTGGTAGCGCTGGCGGATGCCGCCGATCTCGATGGTGTGCGTTCCGGGGGACAGGACGTCGGTCATGCGCT from Crossiella sp. CA-258035 harbors:
- a CDS encoding alpha/beta hydrolase, which translates into the protein MTDVLSPGTHTIEIGGIRQRYHVAGAGPVCLVHSGGPGIHWEYLRMPELERQLTMVYLEPVGTGQSGRLPDGQYTMRRYAEFVDGVLDHLDGPEVFFLGHSHGAFVGLQFALDHPDRLAGLIVYDGAPTMNTPDFDAELAAGVQARLDAHPESRYVRRAAEAIGQTKIEDDASMLAYLATILPLYFADYAATDLSGWLDTLGATHDPNRVQEQWDIRDDLTAIRTPTLVLVGRHDFICGPRWAAELAEGIPESRLVVLAHSGHFGHLEEPERCYGAITRFTAGYRVSAATQSR